In Thermococcus gorgonarius, the genomic window TACTTTTCCCTTAACTGGCTCTGACATTTTTGTCACCATCACCAGTTCAAAAAGGGATTTAAATGGATTTTCCCAAACTACACTCGATGTACATAAGACCGTTTGACCCCTGGAAGTCGAAGCTCTGCACATGTCCATTCAAATACACACTAAACGTCTACACAGGCTGCGACCACGCCTGCGTTTACTGTTATATAACCAGTTACATACCCAATGCATTTCGCGTGAGGATTAAGGAAGGACTTCTTCAGAAGCTTGAGAGAGAACTGCGGAACTTCGATAGAAGGTTTATAATAGCCCTCTCGTATTCTTCCGATCCGTATCCAACCATCGAGCGTGAGCTGGGAATAACTAGAAAGGTCCTGGATCTGTTCAGGCGTTATGGTGTGCGCTGTCTTCTTCTCACAAAGTCGAACATCTTCGAGCGCGATATCGATATACTGAGCGAGCTGAAGTGCGCAGTGGGGATAACGGTAACTACCATCGACGAAAAGAAGGCAAAACTTCTTGAGCTCAATGCACCTTCCCCGAAAGACAGGATTAAGGCTCTAAAAAAGGCAGAGAAAGCTGGGATTCCAGTCTACGCTCGCATTGACCCAATAATACCTTTTTACACGTGGGAGGACTTTGATAAAACGCTTGAGGCCCTTTCCTTTGTGCGTCACATAACCGTCTCTACACTGAAGCTCCGTCCCGATTCAAAGAAGAGGATGTTCGCCAAGTTTCCCGAGTTGATGGAAAAGCTGTGGCCCCTTTACGAGGAGGGGGAGCGGGTAGGTGGTTACTACTATCTTCCGCAAAGGATAAGGTTTGAGATCCTGCAAAAAGCGGAAAAGGAAATTCTGAAGAGAGGCATCACCTTTGGATCGTGCAGGGAAGGATACCGCTCTTACCCGACGTGCGACGGCTCACATCTCGTTCCCGGATAAGAGCTCTTCCTGCATTTCTGTGTTTTCTCTCTCAATCCTGCGGTACTGGCTTTCTCTGGCGGCGTTAATTAGAGCTTTGTAGAGCCCGATCATCTCTGGAAGATACTCGGGCCTCCACTGAACGCCAACGTAAAATCCCTCTTCCCTTTCAATGGCCTCTGTTATACCGTCTATCGAAAACGCTATGGGCTTGAACCCTTCCCCGACCTTCTTAACTGCCTGGTGATGGAAACTGTTGACATGGATAAAGGTCTCGTTAGTGCTTGAGACCTCCAGGTAATCCTTTATTGCTTCATAAACCTTTGAGGCGGTTTTAAGCCTGATTCCGTGAAGGCGCTGGTGTGGATTGGTCTGCCTTATGTCCCAATCGTGTTTTATCGCTTTCGGGATCTCTGAAGCTATATCCTGATAGAGGGTCCCGTCCATGGCCACGTTCATTATGTGCATTCCTCTACTTATACCAAGAACGGGGACGTCCCGCTTAAGGGCCAGCTTGAACAGTTCTATCTCAAATTTGTCCCTGTCGTAATCAACGCTCCTGATGTAAGGTGATGGGTCAGCTCCGTAGAAGTAGGGATGAACATCGGGTCCATCGGTCAGCACTATAGCATCGGCGATGTCCACTATGTCCTCTGGATCACCGTCGGGCAGAAAAACTCCAGGTATTCCTCCGGCATTCTTTATAACATTGAACTGCTGTTTGATGGAAATCCAGCTCGACTCTTCAGTTCCCACAATTATAGCTATGAATGGCTTCATAGGCACCCCTGATAAACTGAGGCAACCTCTATAAAAACATGTTGATTAAGAGAATAGAAAGAAAAATATTTGAGGCTTTCTCAAAGTTTTTTGAGTTCCTCCTCAACGGTCTCCGCCAGCCTCTTAACTCCTTCTCTAATCTTATCCTCGGGAACGTATGTGAAATTAAGCCTCATGGTATTCTTGACGTCACGGTGGACGAAGAAAGCTTCACCAGGGACGTAAGCGACTCCCTTTGAAACTGCTTTTTCCAGCATGAGCTTCGTGTCAATACCCTCTGGAAGGGTTACCCAGACGAACATTCCTCCCTCGGGCTTTGTCCACCTAATGCCATCTGGCATGTACTCCTCCAGTGCCTCAAGCATGGCGTCTCTGCGCGGTTTGTAGAACTCTATGATCTTTGGAATATGTTCATCTAAGTGACCCTCTTCCACATACTTCCAGGCTATTGTCTGGCCAAATGTGTTTGTACAGAGGTCGATGCTCTGCTTGGCTATCTCCATCTTCCTTATGAGATGTGGGTGAGCGGCCACCCATCCAACCCTGAATCCCGGGGCAAGAATTTTGGAGAACGTTCCGAGGTAGATAACCCTGCCCTCGTGATCGAAGTGTTTGATCGGCGGAACTGGTTTACCGGAATAGCGTAACTCGCTGTACGGGCCATCCTCAACGATCAGGAAGTCGTATTCACTAGCCAGTTCGATGAGCCTCTTTCTTCTCTCGACGCTCATGGTCACGCCCATAGGATTCTGGAAAGTTGAAACCGTGTAGACTATTTTCACTCTCTTTCCTTGCCTTCTGAGCTCCTCAAGCTTTTCTTCAAGGATGTCAACGCGCATTCCGTCGTCGTCCATTGGAATCGAAATGAACTGGGGATCATAGTACTTGAATGCCTGTATCGCGGCTAGATAAGTTGGGGCCTCCACCACTATAATGTCCCCTGGATCTATGAAGACCCTGCCTATGAGATCGAGGGCCTGCTGTGAACCGGCGACGGTCATGATCTCAACTTTGCTTATAGGTATTCCGTAGCGCTTTTCCATCCACCTTGCCAACGCAAGCCTGAGAGGTGTGAAGCCCTTGGTGGTTCCGTACTGAAGTGCTTTGTCAGCATGTTTTTCAAGAATTTCGACTGCTATCTTTTTTATAGTCTCAACAGGAAACGTCTCCGGTGCGGGCAATCCTCCGGCCAAACTTATAACGTCGCTCGTCTCAACGAGTTTTAAGAGTTCTCTAACCTCGGAAGCTTTTATTTCCATGGCTTTCTTCGAGAAAAATGACTCAAAGTTAATGGGCTGAGCGCTAAGTTTTTTCTCAAGTTTTTGGAGTTTTTCTTTCATTTCCATCACCTGATGATCTTCTATGTCCATCCGTACTAATCTGTACAGGAGGATTTGGATGGTATAGGTTATAAAGTTTTCCTTAAAACCGCGCCCGAACTTTTCTATTTGTAAAGAAAAAGTTCGTAAAATCTCTATGTCTCTTAATGAGCTTTTTGGTGTTTTAGTGAACTTTGAGGGACTTTAATGTCGGTATTTTTAGAGAGATGGAACCATCTAAACAAATGCTCATGTCTCCTCATAGCTCCTGGATTTGGTTAACAGATGGGCTTAACTGAACATTTTGTGTAAATGCTTCATTTTTCGAAGGTCTTATATCCTTCGGGCCGAAAATCCTTCGAGGTGATTCTGGTATGGCAATGAAAGGGTGGTGGGGAAGAATCCTCAGAGTTGACCTGACCAACAATAAGGTATGGGTACAGGAGTACCCCGAAGAGGTCGCCAAAAAGTTCATAGGCGGCAGGGGTCTTGCCGCTTGGATTCTCTGGAACGAGGCCAAGAACGTTGACCCGCTCGGACCCGACAACAAGCTCGTTTTCGCTTCCGGCCCGTTCAACGGTCTTCCTACCCCAAGCGGCGGGAAGATGGTTGTCGCTGCCAAGAGCCCGCTCACCGGTGGCTACGGTGATGGTAACCTTGGAACCATGGCCACCGTCCACCTAAGAAAGGCCGGCTATGACGCTATAGTCGTCGAAGGCCAGGCCAAGAAACCTGTCTACCTCTATATTGAGGACGATAACGTTAGCATACTAAGTGCCGAGGGACTCTGGGGCAAGGGTACCTTCGAGACCGAGAGGGAGCTCAAAAAGATACACGGCAAGAACGTTGGAGTTCTCAGCATCGGCCCGGCCGGTGAGAACCTCGTTCGCTACGCAGTCGTGATGTCTCAGGAGGGTAGAGCTGCCGGAAGGCCCGGTATGGGTGCCGTCATGGGGAGCAAAAAGCTCAAGGCCGTCGTCATAAAGGGCACCAAAGAGATACCGGTTGCCGACAGGGAGAAGCTCAGGGAGCTCTCCCAGGAGGCTTACAACGCTATCCTTAACTCACCTGCCTATCCGTTCTGGAAGAGGCAGGGAACGATGGCAGCTGTTGAGTGGACCAACGAGAACTCCGCCCTGCCGACAAGGAACTTCCAGGACGGTTCCTTCGAGTTCGCCCGCTCTATAGACGGCTACACCATGGAGGGTATGAAGGTCAAGCAGCGCGGCTGCCCCTACTGTAACATGCCATGTGGAAACGTCGTCCTGGACGCTGAAGGCCAGGAGAGCGAGCTTGACTACGAGAACGTTGCCCTTCTCGGTTCAAACCTTGGAATCGGAAAGCTCAACGAGGTTTCAGTCCTCAACAGGATTGCCGATGACATGGGTATGGACACCATTAGCCTCGGTGGGGCAATAGCATTCATAATGGAAGCCAAGGAGAAGGGTCTGATTAAGGACGATGCTGCTCCGGAGTTCGGCGACTTCAAGAAGGCCAAACAGCTCGCCCTTGACATCGCTTACAGGCGTGGTGAGCTCGGAAACTTCGCGGCTGAAGGTGTCATGAGGATGGCCCAGAAGCTCGGTGACGACAGCTTCGCCATGCACGTCAAGGGACTTGAGGTCAGCGGATATAACTGTTACATCTACCCGGCAATGGCCCTCGCCTACGGTACTAGCTCGATCGGTGCCCACCACAAGGAGGCGTGGGTCATCGCCTGGGAGATCGGTACAGCCCCGATAGAGGGCGAGCACGCCAAGAAGGTCGAGTACAAGATAACCTACGACCCGGAGAAGGCTGCCAAGGTCATAGAGCTCCAGCGCCTCAGGGGCGGCCTCTTCGAGATGCTCACCGCGTGTAGGCTCCCGTGGGTCGAGATCGGTCTCAGCCTAGACTACTATCCGAAGCTCCTCGAGGCCATTACTGGTGTCAAGTACACGTGGGACGACCTCTACACTGCCGCCGACAGAGTTTACGCCCTCATAAGGGCTTACTGGGTCAGGGAGTTCGGCGGAAAGTGGGACAGGCACATGGACTACCCGCCGAAGAGGTGGTTCACCGAGGGCCTCAAGAGCGGACCGTACAAGGGCCAGCACCTCGACAGGGAGAAGTACGACGGTCTGCTCAGCGAGTACTACCGTATGAGAGGCTGGGACGAGCGCGGAATCCCGAAGAAGGAGACCCTCAAGAAGCTCGGCCTTGACTTCGTGGTTCCTGAGCTGGAGCAGGTCACGAAGCTCGAGTGATTTTCCCTTCTTTTCAAAATTTTTATCCACGCGTGAGAAACCCTTTATGGTGGTGTGAATGGTCAGGGTAAAGCTCATGGGGGCTTTTGCTCATCTCGCGGGAGCGAGGGAGCTTCATGTTAAGCTTGAGGGCAAGAAGACCGTTGATGAGCTCCTCCGTGAGCTCATACCTCGATACGACGAGTTCCATGATAAGATTATTATGATAAACGGCCACCCTGCAAGGGGCGACGCTGAAGTCGAAGACACCGATGAGATCAAGGTAATGCCCGTTTTGAGTGGAGGTTAGAACTTTCAAACTTCTTTTTACGAATTTCGTTCTTGATCTATGAAAAGTTTAACGGAAAACTAATTTTTTCATTAAAAAACCAAAAGCTTTATATTCTTATAATATCTAAACTACAGCCAGAAATATTGGAGGGAGTACTATGAGAAAAGCCCTATTTACAGTTGCTTTGCTTGTGGTCTTGCTTGTGAGCACGGCAGCAGCTTCTACTGCCAGTGCAGCCAATGGAAATTCGCCAGAGCGCATTTTTGTAGAGGTTGACGGCCCCATAACCTCCGGAGTCCTTGACCAATTAAAAGCCAATGGACTGAATGTTCTCTATGTCTTTGACGAGATAGGCTTTGTTGCGGGAATTGCAAATGACAAAGACCTTAAGAGAATCTCAAGGCTTAAGTTCGTGAAGAATGTAGGTGAGGACGTGCAAGTTTTTGCCACAAGCGAGACACTTCCAAGTGCAAGTCCATATGGGTTTGGAAGATACACCTGGAACCTCGACATGATAAACGTCCCCACAGTGCACGAAGAAATGGGATACACTGGCAAGGGAGTTTACGTGGCAGTTCTTGATACAGGGTTAGTTCCCAACTGGCGGGATTACTTTGAAGAGGATAGGATAGCCACCGAGTTTGGGAGGGCTTTTCTGGCGGTGTCGCTCAACGCCCACTACAACCCCAACGCATGGGAGGCTGACACCCACGGGCACGGGACCCACGTCACGAGCACCATAATAGGCTTCTGGGTCTATGACTTTTATAGAGTAAGCGGAGTTGCTCCCGATGTAAAGATAATCCCCGTTAAAGTTCTCCACAACACAGGTTCTGGATGGACCACTGACATAGCGGCAGGAATACTCTATATCGCTGACCTTTACAAGAAAGAGAAGGAGAGTGGAGGAAAGGTTCTCCCACCGGAGGACGAGATCAATCCGATAGTCATAAGCATGAGCCTCGGTGGACCCGTGTTGAGCCAGATAGAGAAAGCTGCAATTGACTACGCGATAGACCAGGGTGTTTTCATCGTCGCCGCTGCTGGAAACGATGGCGAGCTTGGAATGGACTATCCGGGCGCCTACGAGCCAGTCATATCGGTGGGAGCGGCCGGATGGGTTGGCGAATGGATATTTAACAATACGGTCAGTGGTGCATGGTGGATACGCTCTGATGTTCCCGAAGACCTCTATAAGCAGGTCTACGTAACGGACTTCAGCGGAAGGGAGAAAGAGGGGCAGGACCTTGATGTTCTTGCCCCTGGAAGCTGGGTAGTCGGACCATACCCAGCATACGGTGCCGCCCATCCGCCCTACTGGGCACAGGGAGTCCCTGGCCAGTACTACTTCCTCGGTGGCACAAGTATGGCTACACCACACGTGAGCGGAATAGTGGCTTTAATGCTCCAGAAGGACATGGAGGATGGAAAAATTGACCTCACTCAGGCAGAGGTTGAAAACATTCTCGAGAACACTGCAATGCCGATAACCTGGTACAGTGCCTGGGTCATTAACCCATCTACTGGGCAGCCAGAGGAAGTAACGTGGGGGCCTGATGCAGTAGGTTCGGGACTTGTACAGGCCGACGCCGCTGTGGGAGCGGTCGGCTGATTTTCCCCTTCTTCTTTTCTAAATTGATATGGTTAGCTCTCATCTATAGCCGATTCAGAATAGAGAGAACTTTTTTGCGTTAATAGTGGCAAAAGGAGTTTGGCGCCGGGGCAGGGATTTGAACCCTGGCGGGCTAACGCCCACGGACTCTCCAGGCCCGCGCCTTCCCAGGCTAGGCTACCCCGGCGCATAAATGAGAGGGATCAGGAGATGAGCTCAATCTCGATGGTAACATCCTCGGGAACGCGGATACGCATAATCTGGCGCATGGCCCTTTCGTCGGCCTCGATGTCAACGAGCCTCTTGTGAACGCGGAGCTCGAACCTGTCAAAGGTTGCTGTGCCCTCTCCGTCAGGGCTCTTCCTTGTGGTGATCCTGATCCTCTTGGTCGGGAGCGGTATCGGTCCGCTCATCCTGACACCGGTTCTCTCGGCGATCTGCTTGATCTGGTCGGTGACCTCGTTGAGGGCCTTAATGTTAGTGCTTGCAAGTTTAATCCTCGCCTTCTGCATTTCAGTCCCTCCTAAAAGTTCAGGGAAGTAAATGAAAGGTCAGAGAAGGCCTTCAGTCGGCCTTCTGAATGGAGATAACCATACCGGCGGCGACGGTCTGACCCATGTCACGGATGGCGAACCTGCCCAGCTGTGGGATCTCCTTGACAGGCTCGATGACCATTGCCTTGGTCGGCCTGAGGATAACGATTGCTGAGTCACCGGTCTTAATGAACTGCGGGTTCTCCTCGACGACGTTACCGGTCCTCGGGTCAAGCTTAGCCAGGAGCTGCTCGAACCTGACGGCAACCTGGGTGGTGTGGGCGTGGAGCACTGGGGTGTAGCCGACGGTGATAGCGGTCGGGTGGTTGAGGACGATGATCTGGGCCTTGAAGGTGTCCTTCGGCCTGACAACGGTCGGCGGGTTGGTGGTGTGTCCGGCGACGTCACCGCGCTTTATGTCGTTCTTACCAACACCACGGACGTTGAATCCGATGTTATCACCCGGGTAAGCCTCCTGGAGTGGCTCGTGGTGCATCTCGATGGACTTGACCTCACCCTGGATCGGCTTGTGGAAGATCGTGCTGGCCGGCTCGAAGATGACGACGTCACCGACGCGGAGGACACCGGTCTCGACACGTCCGACTGGGACGGTACCGACACCCTTAATTGAGTAGACGTCCTGGATCGGGATGCGGAGCGGCTTGTCGACCGGCTTCGGCGGCTCTGGGATCTGGTCGAGGGCCTCGATGAGGGTCGGGCCGTTGTACCAGGGCATCTTGTCGCTCCTCTTGACGACGTTGTCGCCCTCCCAAGCGCTGATCGGTATGACCGGGAAGTCCTTGTAGCCGAGCATCTTGAGGAGCTTCTCGACCTGAGCCTTAACCTTCTCGAAGACCTTCTGGTCGTAGTTGACCATGTCCATCTTGTTGATGGCGACGATTATGTGGTTGATACCGAGAGTCCTGGCAAGGAAGGCGTGCTCCTTGGTCTGGGGCATGACACCGTCGGTGGCGGCAACCACGAGAACGGCGGCGTCAGCCTGGCTGGCACCGGTGATCATGTTCTTAACGAAGTCCCTGTGGCCAGGGGCGTCGATGATGGTGATGTACCTGTGCGGGGTCTCGAACTTGGTATGGGCGACGTCGATGGTAATACCCCTCTCGCGCTCCTCCTTGAGCCTGTCCATGACCCAAGCGAACTTGAAGGACTTACCCTTCTCACCCATCTCCTCGAACTTCTTGATGATGTTCTCCGGTATGTTGGCAGTGTCGAAGAGCAGTCTTCCGATGGTGGTGCTCTTTCCGTGGTCGACGTGTCCGATAAACACTATATTAACGTGTGGCTTCTCCTTTGCCATTTCCAAACACCTCCATATTTTGGTCTAGTCTCGTTGACTAGGATGGCTTTTTAAATCTTTCGAACCTCAGCCCCCTCGGGCGGGAAACCCGCCTTTTTCGGGGGGACCTCATGAGTTCCGTGGGTTAACTCTGGTGGGAGGTTTAAAAAGTTAACTAGTGAGGTTTTGTCTGTACTAAT contains:
- the for gene encoding tungsten-containing formaldehyde ferredoxin oxidoreductase, which gives rise to MKGWWGRILRVDLTNNKVWVQEYPEEVAKKFIGGRGLAAWILWNEAKNVDPLGPDNKLVFASGPFNGLPTPSGGKMVVAAKSPLTGGYGDGNLGTMATVHLRKAGYDAIVVEGQAKKPVYLYIEDDNVSILSAEGLWGKGTFETERELKKIHGKNVGVLSIGPAGENLVRYAVVMSQEGRAAGRPGMGAVMGSKKLKAVVIKGTKEIPVADREKLRELSQEAYNAILNSPAYPFWKRQGTMAAVEWTNENSALPTRNFQDGSFEFARSIDGYTMEGMKVKQRGCPYCNMPCGNVVLDAEGQESELDYENVALLGSNLGIGKLNEVSVLNRIADDMGMDTISLGGAIAFIMEAKEKGLIKDDAAPEFGDFKKAKQLALDIAYRRGELGNFAAEGVMRMAQKLGDDSFAMHVKGLEVSGYNCYIYPAMALAYGTSSIGAHHKEAWVIAWEIGTAPIEGEHAKKVEYKITYDPEKAAKVIELQRLRGGLFEMLTACRLPWVEIGLSLDYYPKLLEAITGVKYTWDDLYTAADRVYALIRAYWVREFGGKWDRHMDYPPKRWFTEGLKSGPYKGQHLDREKYDGLLSEYYRMRGWDERGIPKKETLKKLGLDFVVPELEQVTKLE
- a CDS encoding MoaD/ThiS family protein; the encoded protein is MVRVKLMGAFAHLAGARELHVKLEGKKTVDELLRELIPRYDEFHDKIIMINGHPARGDAEVEDTDEIKVMPVLSGG
- a CDS encoding gamma-glutamyl-gamma-aminobutyrate hydrolase family protein, producing the protein MKPFIAIIVGTEESSWISIKQQFNVIKNAGGIPGVFLPDGDPEDIVDIADAIVLTDGPDVHPYFYGADPSPYIRSVDYDRDKFEIELFKLALKRDVPVLGISRGMHIMNVAMDGTLYQDIASEIPKAIKHDWDIRQTNPHQRLHGIRLKTASKVYEAIKDYLEVSSTNETFIHVNSFHHQAVKKVGEGFKPIAFSIDGITEAIEREEGFYVGVQWRPEYLPEMIGLYKALINAARESQYRRIERENTEMQEELLSGNEM
- the rpsJ gene encoding 30S ribosomal protein S10; its protein translation is MQKARIKLASTNIKALNEVTDQIKQIAERTGVRMSGPIPLPTKRIRITTRKSPDGEGTATFDRFELRVHKRLVDIEADERAMRQIMRIRVPEDVTIEIELIS
- the tuf gene encoding translation elongation factor EF-1 subunit alpha: MAKEKPHVNIVFIGHVDHGKSTTIGRLLFDTANIPENIIKKFEEMGEKGKSFKFAWVMDRLKEERERGITIDVAHTKFETPHRYITIIDAPGHRDFVKNMITGASQADAAVLVVAATDGVMPQTKEHAFLARTLGINHIIVAINKMDMVNYDQKVFEKVKAQVEKLLKMLGYKDFPVIPISAWEGDNVVKRSDKMPWYNGPTLIEALDQIPEPPKPVDKPLRIPIQDVYSIKGVGTVPVGRVETGVLRVGDVVIFEPASTIFHKPIQGEVKSIEMHHEPLQEAYPGDNIGFNVRGVGKNDIKRGDVAGHTTNPPTVVRPKDTFKAQIIVLNHPTAITVGYTPVLHAHTTQVAVRFEQLLAKLDPRTGNVVEENPQFIKTGDSAIVILRPTKAMVIEPVKEIPQLGRFAIRDMGQTVAAGMVISIQKAD
- a CDS encoding SPL family radical SAM protein, translating into MYIRPFDPWKSKLCTCPFKYTLNVYTGCDHACVYCYITSYIPNAFRVRIKEGLLQKLERELRNFDRRFIIALSYSSDPYPTIERELGITRKVLDLFRRYGVRCLLLTKSNIFERDIDILSELKCAVGITVTTIDEKKAKLLELNAPSPKDRIKALKKAEKAGIPVYARIDPIIPFYTWEDFDKTLEALSFVRHITVSTLKLRPDSKKRMFAKFPELMEKLWPLYEEGERVGGYYYLPQRIRFEILQKAEKEILKRGITFGSCREGYRSYPTCDGSHLVPG
- a CDS encoding aminotransferase-like domain-containing protein; this translates as MKEKLQKLEKKLSAQPINFESFFSKKAMEIKASEVRELLKLVETSDVISLAGGLPAPETFPVETIKKIAVEILEKHADKALQYGTTKGFTPLRLALARWMEKRYGIPISKVEIMTVAGSQQALDLIGRVFIDPGDIIVVEAPTYLAAIQAFKYYDPQFISIPMDDDGMRVDILEEKLEELRRQGKRVKIVYTVSTFQNPMGVTMSVERRKRLIELASEYDFLIVEDGPYSELRYSGKPVPPIKHFDHEGRVIYLGTFSKILAPGFRVGWVAAHPHLIRKMEIAKQSIDLCTNTFGQTIAWKYVEEGHLDEHIPKIIEFYKPRRDAMLEALEEYMPDGIRWTKPEGGMFVWVTLPEGIDTKLMLEKAVSKGVAYVPGEAFFVHRDVKNTMRLNFTYVPEDKIREGVKRLAETVEEELKKL
- a CDS encoding S8 family peptidase translates to MRKALFTVALLVVLLVSTAAASTASAANGNSPERIFVEVDGPITSGVLDQLKANGLNVLYVFDEIGFVAGIANDKDLKRISRLKFVKNVGEDVQVFATSETLPSASPYGFGRYTWNLDMINVPTVHEEMGYTGKGVYVAVLDTGLVPNWRDYFEEDRIATEFGRAFLAVSLNAHYNPNAWEADTHGHGTHVTSTIIGFWVYDFYRVSGVAPDVKIIPVKVLHNTGSGWTTDIAAGILYIADLYKKEKESGGKVLPPEDEINPIVISMSLGGPVLSQIEKAAIDYAIDQGVFIVAAAGNDGELGMDYPGAYEPVISVGAAGWVGEWIFNNTVSGAWWIRSDVPEDLYKQVYVTDFSGREKEGQDLDVLAPGSWVVGPYPAYGAAHPPYWAQGVPGQYYFLGGTSMATPHVSGIVALMLQKDMEDGKIDLTQAEVENILENTAMPITWYSAWVINPSTGQPEEVTWGPDAVGSGLVQADAAVGAVG